A segment of the Patescibacteria group bacterium genome:
CTGAATCAGGTAAACCAAACATAAGTGTGTACTTTAGAAGTGACAATGTCGGTACTGATGGTTTGATCTATAAAAAAATGAGTGTTCGAGAGATTACTCAGTAATAATTAAAACTAAATAAAAAGCTGACTCATCCGAGTCAGCTTTTTATTTGTTTAAAGATTTAATGTCTGCAATAATTTCTGGAAATGTTTGTAGATTAAAATGTTTTCTATCCTCAAAAAAACGAGCATGCGCATGTGGCAAAGCCTGATAATATTTTTCACCATTTGAAAATGGCACAACTACGTCATCTTTACTCTGATAAATAAAAATCTCGCCTCCCTGCTTCGCTAGGTTATCAAGGCTGTTTGAGAAAATAAAATCAACAAGTGGATGTTCATCTTTTGTATTAAACGGTGCAGCTACTAGAAAAGTTCCAGCAATCTTTTTAGAAAAAGTGTTCTCAGACAAATATTTTGCAAGAAAGATTCCTCCTAATGAGTGTCCAATAAGTATAACTTCATCATCTAACAATGGAATGATTCTCTCAAACCAAATCTTCCACTCTGAATATCGAGCATTTTGTGAATTTGGCATTTGAGGGGTTAGAACATCATATTCATTACCCAACACTTCTCCCAAAGTTCTTTTCCAATCTTTTGCTCTTAATTTTTCAAGGGAAATATCTTTAGTACGTAAATATGACAGATACTCTTCATATTTTTCAAAAGCATTCCCGCCATGTAGTACAAGCATTTGCTTTGTCATAGAGTAAGCCTACCATATATTTTATACACTTGTTATTTAATTAAAATCATGTGAATGTAGAGTCTGCTGCGGACCGTACGTTATACGGTTTGCTGTTCAGTGAGGTACGTAAGAGGAAGTGCTATGCGTAAGACTGGAAAGTTTGCTTCGACGATGATCGAAGGGCTCGAGAGGCGTCGGCTGTTCGCGGTGTCGATGACGCTCGAACCCACCGGCGTGCTCAACGTCGTCGGGGATGACGGGCCCAACACCGTGACCATCACCGCGGATGCACGGGAGACGCGCGTGAGCGTGCTCGGCGTCAGCAAGGTAAAGGTCTTCAAGGGCACGCCGCAGATCGAAGTCAGCATGAAGGGCGGAGACGACATCGTTACCGCCAGGCATGTCGGGCGTGCTGCCCTGGATGCAGCCGCCAAGCACGTGTTGACCAGGATCTTCGGCGGCGACGGCAACGATAGGATCTCTGCCACGACCGATGGTGGCATCCTGATCGTGGTCGGTGACGGCGGAGCCGACATCGTCGACTTCGACAACGGCAATTCACCAATCCCAAACGGCCACATGATGCTGGGTGGCCCGGGCAACGACAAGTTGACCAACTACGGGAAGGTCTACCTCCAAAGCCAGGGCGGTGACGGTGACGACGAGATCTTCGGCGAAGACGGCAACGATGAGATCTACGGTGGCCCGGGCAACGACATCCTCCGGGGTGGCGCGGGCAACGACACGCTGAGCGGCGAAGATGGGAACGATTCCCTCTTCGGAGGCGTCGGCAACGACGTGCTCTGCATCACCAACGGAGTCGACGAGATCTTCGGCGAAGACGGCGACGACTTCGTCTACCAGATCCCGGTGACCGTGAGCAACTGGAGTCTGATCGACGGTGGTAACGGGTTCGACACCTTCTACTACCACCCCGATACCGACCCCAGCACGCTCGGCCACACGTTCAGCAGCATCGAGATCTCGCTCCCCAATCCGTACTAGGAACAAGGAGCATCGTTCTTTCCAGACGGCACTGAAAGGTGTTGTCTTTTTTTATACTTAAGCTTCAGCCTTCTGATATTTGGTTACAATCCCAACGGACACATCAACACTTATCCAAATCTCACTATCAGTCATCCTATTTTCAGGAGTAAATGTCAGGTGATATACATTTTCGGTATCAGGTGACTTTATTATATGAATTAATTTATATGATACACCACGAATCTCACCATCTTTAAAATGCTTAGTAAGTTCAGCCCATGCAATATCATACGCTTTCTGCTCTTGGATATTTAAAGTCATAGTTGGTTTTGTTGGTTTCTCAGCTTGTAGCTTTAATTCTTTATTCCTGATTATTAAGAACATTGCAAGACCAACAACAATCACAATTAAAACTATATACATTATTTTCATATATGAGATCTACTTAAAAATCGCAGAACCACTATCCCGCTCAAGATCTAGAACAAGCTCACCTTTGCTTGTAAATAGATATCCCGCTGCTCGATCAAGTACTTTGTGAAAATCGGTTTCTTGAGAACCCTCACAATACATTTTAGTTGAAATAATATCTGAAAAATCTATTGATCCATTTTTAGTAACTACCTTTCCAGCAAAACGATTACAATCGGTTGTTGCAGAGAATGTCTCATCCCCATTAAACTCAAGGGTAAATGCTAGGGTTTGCTTTGGCTTAATTACGGTGCCGTCACTATAGGTCACATTAATCCAAGTCCAAGATTTCATACCCAGATTCATAACCTTTGGATCTGCCTCCCCCTCAAAATCTTTTGCCACTTCTCCAAACTGCATTGAATTTACATCCAATAAAAGCTGAATTGATTTTCCTACTGATGGCTTCACACTAAAGTCTTCGCCAGGTCGTCGATCAGAATAATTAACTACAACTAGTTTCTTTTCGTTTATTTCTGTAGTTTGTGGAGCGATGCGATCACCTAATAATAATCCCTGAGAACCTTCATATCCATTCACTTTATTGAGTGCTGCTACAACATAATAAAATGTGCCGCTACCTCCAGTTTGTTGAGTGAGAATAAAAGCCACATCTTCTCGTCCGTCATTATCAAAATCGGCTTTCACTTCATTACCAAAATACTGAGTAACAATTTTTGATGATGAACCAGGAGCAGCCTCTACTTCAACCTTCCCATCTTTGAGCATTACAACTTTCCCATCAATAACGTAGGTAGCATCTTTATGTGATGCGACAGGAGCTGGAGCTTGATCCCCTTGCTTTTCATTATAGATATAGCTATTAAGCACATAAAATCCGGTAATACAAAGTATGAGAATACCAACTAGTATTATTAAAGTTTTTTTCATTATGTATGTAGTATACCTCAAGAGCCTACTTTCTAATTAATACTACAATGTAACGTTTATCAGCGATTCTATGGATTTTTCCTGTATGGTGCGGAAAAAGTTTTATAAACTCTTCAGTCTTTTGATCAGTAATATACTCATGATATTCTCCTATCAATATATTTACTCTACGTGTAGATGCCTTCTCAAACACTTTCCATTCAGCACCTTCTATATCAAACTTTACGAGATCTACTTCCTGCCAATTTAAAAAACTTAATAGTGAATCAAATGTATATGTTGTAACATTTCTTGTTTCAGATTTCTGCCGCGGAACAAAAAATGAAGAACTCATCCCTTGTTTAGACGCTATATAAAACTTCTCGTTCCCTTCTTGAGAACTTACAGCTCCTTCAATTATTTGAACATTTTGGGTATCCGCTAAATTCAAATGTAGGAGTTTAATATTATTTGGATCAGGCTCAACTGCAACTAATTGTAGTGATGGATTTCGAAGTTTAAAATACAGTGATGAAAAGCCTACATTCGCGCCCAGATCTATCATCGTCTTAGGAGTAAAATTATTGGGCAACTTATACTCTTCATCGAAAAAGACCTCTAACCATGTTGCAACATCAGAACCCGTTCGGAATATAACTGTATGCCTAGTACCAAACATCTTCATTCTAAATCTCAACTCTGATAACTTAGAGATTAACACTAACCCAAAAGCAGCTTTAATTTTGTTTGTAATTCCTGAACCAAATAATAAGCCTGCTATAAAGCGTTTTAAAAAATGTTTTATCCTCTTCATATAATGAGAAGTATACACTAATAGAACCTAAGGATTTATAGCAAACAATACCCGAGATTGATCATATGGGTCAATCGATACTCTTCTGACAGGAATACCCTCATCATCATTAATATCGAGAGTGAGTTTGCTATCTGATCCTAGTTCTGCAAGCGATGTGCAAAGGATTTTTGATGTTTGTCTCTCTTGACCAGAAATTTCTTTTGTTAATCCGCGGATTACTTCCCAGTAATCACTTGTCCAATAATATTCAGGTTTAGCTGTACCAAGTTCACTTGGTTGGGTTCGTCTATAATAAAAAACAGATTCCGGATCTATACCAGCTTCGCGTAGTGCTTCTAGATGAATTTCTTTCCCACCTTCTTTGGGACGAAGAACACCATTTGCCATTGGTAAAGACTCGTGAACAATTTCTTCTCCAAAAATAGAAATCTTATTTTTCCTAAGATCTGCAAACAAACATGTATTTCTAAAATACAAGCCAAGTAGTTGTGTATTCCCTTTAATATCATTAGGAATTGCTTCAATAAAATTTCGATCTGTGAAGACTTCGTAAATAAGCGGGTTAACTTGCTCTGGAGTTAATCCAGAATGGTAAATAATGTCAGCCATCGGCAATTCATTACTCTTCCTTTCTGGTTCATCTACTAATTCTGGATTTAGATCAAATATTTCTTTTCCTTCCGTCATATAATAAGTATACCTCACCTATTCATAAAACCTATTTGTATAAAACAAAACACAGCCATTTAGCTGTGCTTGTCTACCCGCAATGGGATTCGAACCTCTGGGTCGGCAGGTATACAAAGTTCGAAATAAAAACAACGCTCTATTAAGCGTTGTTTTTTGATTCGAGAAGTTCGAATCTCGTTGGGGTCGGCACGTGGACGGGGTTAGAACTACTTTTTGAGGAATTACATTATTCTACAATCTATATTCCTACGTTATCACACCTTTAGATTCACTATTGGATAACCACTATCTACTTAACATTGACTCAATTTTTCTTCTAGATTCTTCAATATCCTCCATAATTTCATTCTCTGGCCTGTCATTAGAATTAATTACATAATGCACATTAAGAAATTCCTTAATCATATTGCGTACGTCATCAAACTTAGTATTTAACCTTTTTTCAAAGCGCTTCATTTGACGTGTTAATTCCCATACAGCCTCATATATAGATGCTTTATCTTTATTGAAACTAATATCAGTATCCACCATGTAAATTTTTTCTTCCAACTCTCCTGTTTTTTTACCATAAACATACTGATGTAGTATTGCAATATCATCCAAAAAATAATCACCACTTTGGATTTTATCTGTATAATATTTAATCAAAGAAATATACATATTATGAACATCACCTTCTATTTTTTTAATTTCATCTGATTCAGATTTATCTACAATATGGTGTAGACTTTCGCCTTCTATTCTATCTGTAATAATATAAACAACTTTACGATCTTCTTTGTCTTTACCTATAACAAAATCGGCTTTTGTTGAAATATTGTAATTGGTATTTAATTCTTCAAAAAGTCTTTTTCCATTTTTTAACGCTTCTTCTGCAGGCATATGATATGTTTGCTCAACAACATCAAGTGGATATATTCTGATAATTTTATTAGGATGATTTTCCAACTGCAATAATTCCTCCAAATGTTGTGGGGTGTCGCCAAGACCACTTGGGATTAAACGTTCATTAAAAGGCATTTCTGACATATCGATAATTATACACCACCCTTTTTGTGAGTACACTGAGGAGCGCACAAAACATATACCTTTTGGCTTAAGGTTACACCTAAATTATGAACTCGACGAAATGGTTGGGTCGGCACGTGGACAGAGTTAGAACCTGTTATTAATAATCAAATAAAAATGCCACCCAATCTTTATTGTTGAGTG
Coding sequences within it:
- a CDS encoding alpha/beta hydrolase, producing MTKQMLVLHGGNAFEKYEEYLSYLRTKDISLEKLRAKDWKRTLGEVLGNEYDVLTPQMPNSQNARYSEWKIWFERIIPLLDDEVILIGHSLGGIFLAKYLSENTFSKKIAGTFLVAAPFNTKDEHPLVDFIFSNSLDNLAKQGGEIFIYQSKDDVVVPFSNGEKYYQALPHAHARFFEDRKHFNLQTFPEIIADIKSLNK
- a CDS encoding META domain-containing protein; its protein translation is MKKTLIILVGILILCITGFYVLNSYIYNEKQGDQAPAPVASHKDATYVIDGKVVMLKDGKVEVEAAPGSSSKIVTQYFGNEVKADFDNDGREDVAFILTQQTGGSGTFYYVVAALNKVNGYEGSQGLLLGDRIAPQTTEINEKKLVVVNYSDRRPGEDFSVKPSVGKSIQLLLDVNSMQFGEVAKDFEGEADPKVMNLGMKSWTWINVTYSDGTVIKPKQTLAFTLEFNGDETFSATTDCNRFAGKVVTKNGSIDFSDIISTKMYCEGSQETDFHKVLDRAAGYLFTSKGELVLDLERDSGSAIFK
- a CDS encoding FkbM family methyltransferase; translation: MFGTRHTVIFRTGSDVATWLEVFFDEEYKLPNNFTPKTMIDLGANVGFSSLYFKLRNPSLQLVAVEPDPNNIKLLHLNLADTQNVQIIEGAVSSQEGNEKFYIASKQGMSSSFFVPRQKSETRNVTTYTFDSLLSFLNWQEVDLVKFDIEGAEWKVFEKASTRRVNILIGEYHEYITDQKTEEFIKLFPHHTGKIHRIADKRYIVVLIRK
- a CDS encoding calcium-binding protein — encoded protein: MRKTGKFASTMIEGLERRRLFAVSMTLEPTGVLNVVGDDGPNTVTITADARETRVSVLGVSKVKVFKGTPQIEVSMKGGDDIVTARHVGRAALDAAAKHVLTRIFGGDGNDRISATTDGGILIVVGDGGADIVDFDNGNSPIPNGHMMLGGPGNDKLTNYGKVYLQSQGGDGDDEIFGEDGNDEIYGGPGNDILRGGAGNDTLSGEDGNDSLFGGVGNDVLCITNGVDEIFGEDGDDFVYQIPVTVSNWSLIDGGNGFDTFYYHPDTDPSTLGHTFSSIEISLPNPY